A genomic stretch from Sphingobacterium sp. ML3W includes:
- a CDS encoding SusC/RagA family TonB-linked outer membrane protein codes for MFSINPIQINLRHSSSKLLFIALAIAGNMDLTATAAPVEHGKVVHSFNQAKIKVKGKVLDSKTQEPLASVSILAGGVAKGTTDRMGNFEIEIEAGASIRFQLIGYEAQTRSFATGQSDVKIALDVTSEALNEVVVTALGIQREEKSLGYSISTVKGEELTNAISNNWTDALTGKVAGLNLVKSGAGPLGSNKVILRGETSMTGENDALIIVDGIIMGGGTRMTGNGNSAYLDGDSPVDFGSSLADINPEDIESVSVLKGPGAAALYGYRGSRGAVIITTKKGKSIQNRIGVTVNSNTAIGTINRWPDYQYEYGQGAIGQDLYYSYGQSEDGASTLSTSSAWGPKFDGQYYYQYDPANYRQTPAERTLWRPYENNRKDLFQTELTSTNSISVSGSTEKTTARFSYTNVTNKWIIPNMGYNRHTIATQFSSKITDKLNLSTKINFNNRGSDNLPNSGYNNQSYMYFVRGIVPNIDAAWLDQNWLPGKEGIEQMTPFSNLLDNPRTISYDMVNAQNKNNLIGNVQLDYKFTNELSLMLRTGIDMGYDKRKQSRPFDTYKYAFGYYREQSIYTEERNSDFLLQYNNQRSENHRFGVSAGGALLNNKYIKDDASANSLIYPNQYKFANARERVLYDPYRAEFAIHSVYGMANYSYKEKYFIDFTGRVDWASTLASPKRNEVKPFFYPSVNTSFILSQIFELPRSINYWKLRASIAGVGGGGTKPYNNFYGYGSVIGFNGGLSNPSTVPDENLQAENTLSYELGTDFRMFKDRIKLDLTVYRTLMDKQLIETPVDPSSGYRRKFTNGGEVKTQGIEIALSGDILKSQDKLNWNMFGNFTHYDSEVVSIPASLEGRLILSTLFGSRGTIEAIPGRRFGDIWGLGYERNPEGKIIYADGVPVLAQESRYIGNPNPTTKFGWGNEFKYKGFRFNFLFDGQFGGVGYSLTHAVLMEEGKLKKTLPGRYTGIIGDGVVVNPDGSYSKNTVVATAGDYYARHFNRDNLESNTFSTDFIKLREVRLDYSLPKSFLSRYKIEKASIGLYGRDLFVFTKWPAFDPEFASLTGSGIEKGAEIAQFPSTRTMGVNLSFSF; via the coding sequence ATGTTTAGTATTAATCCTATCCAAATTAACCTGAGGCACTCCTCCTCAAAATTGCTCTTCATTGCATTGGCGATCGCAGGCAATATGGATCTTACGGCGACAGCGGCTCCAGTGGAGCATGGTAAAGTTGTACATTCGTTTAATCAAGCCAAGATTAAGGTAAAAGGAAAAGTTTTAGATAGCAAGACACAGGAGCCCCTGGCATCGGTATCTATCCTTGCTGGCGGGGTAGCCAAGGGGACGACAGATCGAATGGGAAATTTTGAAATAGAGATTGAAGCAGGTGCTTCGATTCGTTTTCAATTAATTGGCTATGAGGCGCAAACGAGGAGCTTTGCGACAGGACAGTCAGATGTGAAAATAGCTTTAGATGTTACTTCCGAGGCACTGAATGAAGTTGTTGTAACGGCGCTGGGTATTCAACGCGAGGAGAAATCCCTTGGGTATTCCATTAGTACGGTAAAGGGGGAGGAATTGACCAATGCAATTTCAAACAACTGGACAGATGCGTTAACGGGAAAAGTTGCTGGTTTAAATTTGGTGAAATCGGGTGCTGGGCCATTGGGATCAAATAAAGTTATTTTACGTGGGGAAACCTCAATGACGGGTGAAAATGATGCGCTTATTATTGTGGATGGAATTATCATGGGAGGTGGAACCAGAATGACAGGGAACGGAAATTCGGCCTATTTGGATGGTGATTCACCCGTAGATTTTGGATCTTCTTTGGCTGATATTAATCCTGAAGATATTGAATCAGTTTCAGTTCTGAAAGGGCCTGGGGCTGCTGCATTATATGGGTATAGAGGGTCTCGTGGTGCAGTTATTATTACTACAAAAAAAGGAAAGAGTATACAAAATAGAATAGGAGTAACTGTCAATTCAAATACGGCAATCGGAACAATTAACAGGTGGCCTGATTATCAGTATGAATATGGGCAAGGCGCTATAGGGCAGGACCTGTATTACTCCTATGGTCAATCGGAAGATGGTGCAAGTACGTTGAGCACTTCATCTGCTTGGGGACCTAAATTTGATGGTCAATACTATTACCAATATGATCCCGCTAATTATAGGCAAACGCCTGCCGAACGTACACTTTGGCGACCTTATGAAAACAATCGCAAGGACCTGTTTCAAACGGAGTTGACTTCGACAAATTCCATTAGTGTTTCAGGATCAACGGAGAAAACAACAGCTCGATTTTCATATACTAATGTAACCAATAAGTGGATTATTCCCAATATGGGCTATAATAGGCATACAATTGCAACGCAATTTAGTAGTAAGATCACTGATAAATTAAACTTATCAACAAAAATTAATTTTAATAATAGAGGATCAGATAACCTACCCAATAGCGGTTACAATAATCAAAGCTATATGTATTTTGTTCGAGGGATTGTTCCGAATATAGATGCGGCCTGGTTGGATCAGAATTGGCTTCCAGGTAAGGAAGGTATTGAACAAATGACACCATTTTCCAATTTGCTGGATAATCCGAGAACGATTTCTTATGATATGGTTAATGCACAGAATAAAAATAACCTGATTGGAAATGTGCAGTTAGATTATAAGTTTACCAATGAACTAAGTTTGATGCTCCGGACAGGGATTGATATGGGCTATGACAAACGTAAGCAGTCAAGACCTTTTGATACTTATAAATACGCATTTGGTTACTATCGTGAACAATCTATTTATACTGAGGAACGAAATTCAGATTTTTTATTACAATACAATAACCAACGTTCTGAAAACCATCGTTTTGGTGTTTCAGCTGGGGGAGCCTTATTAAACAACAAATACATTAAAGATGATGCATCAGCAAATAGTCTGATTTATCCGAATCAGTATAAGTTTGCAAATGCCAGAGAAAGGGTGCTTTATGATCCGTATAGAGCAGAATTTGCTATTCATAGTGTTTATGGTATGGCCAATTATAGTTATAAAGAAAAATATTTTATTGACTTTACAGGACGCGTAGACTGGGCAAGTACATTAGCTTCACCTAAAAGAAATGAAGTTAAGCCTTTCTTTTACCCATCGGTTAATACAAGCTTTATCCTAAGTCAAATCTTTGAATTGCCAAGATCAATCAACTATTGGAAATTACGGGCCTCTATTGCTGGAGTTGGAGGAGGAGGAACCAAACCTTATAATAATTTTTACGGTTATGGTAGTGTGATCGGATTTAACGGTGGATTATCTAATCCTTCGACAGTTCCTGACGAAAATTTGCAAGCCGAAAACACCTTGTCTTATGAATTAGGAACTGACTTTCGGATGTTTAAAGACCGAATAAAACTGGATTTGACGGTGTACCGTACATTGATGGACAAGCAGTTAATCGAAACGCCTGTAGATCCTTCCAGTGGTTATAGACGAAAGTTTACCAATGGTGGGGAAGTTAAAACTCAAGGAATTGAGATTGCTTTATCGGGAGATATTTTGAAAAGCCAAGATAAGTTAAACTGGAATATGTTTGGGAATTTTACCCATTATGATTCGGAAGTCGTTTCTATACCGGCTTCCCTTGAAGGGAGACTTATTCTTTCTACATTGTTTGGTAGTCGCGGTACTATAGAGGCCATACCAGGGCGTAGATTTGGTGATATCTGGGGCTTAGGTTATGAAAGAAATCCCGAGGGAAAGATCATCTATGCTGACGGTGTCCCTGTATTGGCACAGGAAAGCCGTTATATTGGTAATCCTAATCCGACCACGAAATTTGGTTGGGGCAATGAATTCAAGTACAAAGGTTTCCGCTTTAATTTCCTATTTGATGGACAGTTTGGCGGGGTGGGTTATTCATTAACGCATGCTGTTCTGATGGAAGAGGGGAAATTAAAGAAGACTCTTCCGGGACGTTATACAGGAATTATTGGCGACGGAGTTGTGGTGAATCCAGATGGAAGTTATAGCAAAAATACGGTCGTTGCAACGGCTGGAGATTATTATGCAAGACATTTTAATCGGGACAATCTGGAATCAAATACGTTTTCTACTGATTTTATCAAACTGCGGGAAGTTAGACTGGATTATTCATTGCCGAAATCTTTTTTAAGCCGTTACAAAATTGAAAAAGCATCTATCGGTTTATATGGTCGGGATCTTTTTGTATTTACTAAATGGCCAGCTTTTGATCCAGAATTTGCTTCTTTGACCGGTAGTGGAATTGAAAAAGGAGCTGAAATTGCTCAATTTCCTTCGACGCGGACAATGGGTGTGAATCTATCATTTTCATTTTAA
- a CDS encoding SusD/RagB family nutrient-binding outer membrane lipoprotein: MKKYIRITFLLILGSIVFQSCTKDFVEKNTDPNKVSAVAPQSLIAPALVNVLSTNLSRNLRINNELMQVTVTINDNLEIQRYEIRPSESESSWSGWYVQLTNIRDIYQRANDAKQVGYQTYMGISLVMDAWVSSLITDMYGDVPYFDSNKGFSEGNLTPKFDKQEDIYKDIFRKLEEANALLKENVLVESANTAMDPIYNSDATKWRKFGNSLYLRLLLRVSSKTESNAVAKIKEILETNVAEYPIMQSNAETAALYYTNVQPYMNPNYNVRDIDFNGTRGYSEFFINNLMDLGDPRLKIWATEATLGVYGGMQSGYARGNVPERQSTLLAALKSDAHMGNIMNYAELQFIIAECGIRGYANVDASAANLKGVNAAMEFWGTTAPATYLTNPKVAFSNTDPETEKLKKVHLQKYYAMMFTDFQQWYEYRRTQLLDLYKGPGLLNNGKMPVRLNYPIIVQSLNRENYQDAVNRMGGDGINEKMWWQPTIN, encoded by the coding sequence ATGAAAAAATATATCCGTATAACATTTTTACTCATTCTCGGGAGTATAGTATTCCAGAGTTGTACTAAAGATTTTGTAGAAAAGAATACCGATCCCAATAAAGTTTCTGCGGTAGCACCGCAAAGCTTGATTGCACCAGCTTTGGTAAATGTGTTGAGTACTAATCTATCTCGTAATTTAAGGATCAATAACGAATTGATGCAGGTTACAGTCACAATAAATGATAATTTGGAAATCCAGCGCTATGAGATCCGACCATCGGAATCGGAATCAAGTTGGTCTGGCTGGTATGTGCAACTGACGAATATTAGAGATATATATCAGAGAGCTAACGACGCAAAGCAGGTCGGTTATCAGACTTATATGGGCATTTCCTTGGTCATGGATGCATGGGTAAGTTCCCTGATCACCGACATGTATGGTGATGTGCCGTATTTCGATAGTAATAAAGGTTTTTCCGAAGGTAATCTTACGCCTAAATTTGATAAACAGGAGGATATCTACAAGGATATTTTCCGAAAACTAGAGGAAGCCAATGCCTTATTGAAAGAAAATGTTTTGGTAGAGTCGGCCAATACCGCCATGGATCCAATTTATAATTCAGATGCTACAAAATGGCGAAAATTTGGTAACTCTCTGTATTTAAGGCTGTTATTGCGGGTTTCGAGTAAAACTGAAAGTAATGCTGTCGCCAAGATCAAAGAAATATTAGAGACTAATGTAGCGGAATATCCGATTATGCAAAGTAATGCCGAGACAGCAGCTTTGTATTACACCAATGTACAGCCATATATGAATCCCAATTATAATGTGCGCGATATTGATTTTAATGGCACGAGGGGATATTCTGAATTTTTTATTAACAATTTGATGGACCTTGGCGATCCTCGATTAAAGATCTGGGCTACTGAAGCTACCCTTGGTGTCTATGGCGGTATGCAGTCCGGTTATGCTCGGGGAAATGTTCCTGAACGTCAATCTACGCTCCTTGCAGCACTAAAGTCCGATGCGCACATGGGTAATATTATGAATTATGCTGAATTGCAGTTTATTATCGCCGAATGTGGTATCCGAGGCTATGCGAATGTCGATGCTTCAGCCGCAAATTTGAAAGGAGTAAACGCAGCTATGGAATTTTGGGGAACAACAGCGCCAGCAACTTATCTAACAAATCCAAAAGTAGCTTTTTCTAACACTGACCCCGAAACTGAAAAACTGAAAAAAGTGCATCTGCAAAAATACTATGCCATGATGTTTACAGATTTTCAACAATGGTATGAGTATCGTAGAACACAGTTGTTGGATCTGTATAAGGGACCTGGTTTATTAAATAATGGGAAAATGCCAGTGAGATTAAATTACCCAATTATTGTTCAGTCTCTTAATAGAGAGAATTACCAAGATGCGGTCAACCGTATGGGAGGGGATGGAATAAATGAAAAAATGTGGTGGCAACCTACAATCAACTAG